The Deinococcus yavapaiensis KR-236 DNA segment CCAGGACGCGTCCCGTCGCGACGTCCAGCGCGACCACGCTTCCGTACACGCCTTCGTGCTCGCGCACGTACTTCCCGAGCACCGACTCCGCGACCGCCTGAAAGCGCGGATCGATCGTCAGAACGACATCCTCGCCTTGCGCGAGGCGCGCGTCGTAAAACCGCTCGATTCCTTCGAGGCCCGCGTCGCGGCCCATCATGCCGAGCAGTTGGCCGGCGACGGTGCCGAGCGGATAGACGCGTTCCACACGCGGACGCAATTCCAAGTTCGGCTGACCGCGCGCGAGATCACGCAGACGATCGACTTGCGCGTCGGTGAGACGAGCGGCGAGCGTCATCTCCTCGCGCGGCGCCAGGGACGGTGGCTTCGAGGCGGTGAGGCCGCTCGCCGCCCGAATGTCCGCCCAGCGCTTCACGGGCCCGCCCTTGTAGATGAGGTCGGTGACGTCACGGCTCGTCGCGAGGACCGTTCCGTCCGCCGCGACGATGTTGCCGCGCAAAACGGTCGTGATCGCCGTGCGCGCTTGAGGCAGGCGCCACTCCAACTGGGCGTAGGCGTACACGAGCAGCAAAAACGCGCCGAGCGCCAGCACCAGCATGAGGCGTGAGCGGTTGCGAATTTTCACCTCCACTGCGTCGTCACCTCCAACGCCCGATGCTCGGGCAGGGCAGGCGGCGGCGGCAGCGCCTCGAACGACGCCGTTTCCTTCTTCGCCCGCGCGAAGTCGATCATGCCGTTGTCGAGCGCCCAGTTGCGCACGCGCGCGGCGGACGTCGACGTTTGCAACGCGACTTGCAAGTCGCGCTTTTGGGCTTGCAGCGTCGCGCGCTCGTCACGAAGCGTCAACAAGGCCGGGCGAATGTCGCGCGTCGTGAAGCGCAGCCCCATGAGGGCGACGGCGAGCACGACGTAGATGAGGGTGTAGCGTAAGGCGCGCGCGCGCCACTCGTCGAGTTCCACAGGGGACGTCATGCGGCCTCTCCTTTCACTGCCACGCGCAGCTTCGCGCTGCGCGAGCGAGGATTGCGGTCCTGCTCGTCTTGGGACGGCTCGATGGGACGCTTGGTCAGAGGCATGAGGCCGTTCTCGCCGCGAAAGAAGCGCTTCACGATGCGGTCCTCGAGACTGTGGAAGGAAATCACGGCGAGTCGCCCGCCGGGCTTGAGAAGGTCGCGGGCGCCCGCGAGGCCGTCGCGCAACGCGCCGAGCTCGTCATTGACGTAAATACGAAGAGCTTGGAAGGTACGGCGAGCCGGGTGGATGCCTCGCGAATAGCCGGGGTAGGCCCGCTTCACGAGGTCGGCGAGTTGCACGGTCGTCTCGATCGGGGCCTTGTCACGGGCCGAGACGATCGCGCGTGCGATGCGGCGCGAGTGGCGGTCTTCGCCGAACTCGTAGATGAGCGAGGCGAGGTCGGCTTCCGGAAGGGTGTTCACGACGTCCGACGCGGATTCGCCTTCTTGGCTCATGCGCATGTCGAGCGGCGCGTCGGTGTGGTACGAGAAGCCGCGGGCCGTGTCGTCAAGTTGGAAGCTGGACACGCCGACGTCGAGCAGCACGCCGTCGACCTCGCTCACGCCGACGTTCGAGAGCAAGGACTTCATGTCGCGGAAGTTGCCGTGCAGCAGGTGGAGGTGGGCGAGGCCCTCGGCCCGCAGGCGTTCGAGGGCGTACGGGTCTTGGTCGATGCCGTAGACCGTCGCGCCCGCGGCGAGCAGCAGGCGCGTGTGGCCGCCTCCGCCGAGCGTTCCGTCGACGAAGACGCGGTCGGGTCGCGGTGAGAGGGCGTCGAGGACTTCGGCGGCGAGGACGGGCGTGTGGGTCAGGTCTTGGGTCATGCGAAGCCTTTTGAGGAGCGCCTCAAGGCGTGAAGTTCGCGAGAAGTTCGGGACGTGGCGGGTCGTCCTGCACGGCGAGGATGGCAGCCTCCCACCGTTGGGGGTTCCACAGTTCCAAGCGGTTCGGAGCGCCAGCGACGACGACCTCGTCGTCGAGACCGCCGAAGGCTCGCAGGCTCTGCGGAATGGACACCCGGCTTTGGTTGTCGAGGCGCGCTTTGGACGCGCCGGAGTAGAAGAAGCGCACGAAGGCGCGGCTACCGGGGTCGGTGAGGGGCAAGCTTTCAAGTTGCTCCTCCACCCGTCGCCACGCCGTCAAGGGAAAGACGTACAGGCAGCCTTCCATGCCGCGCGTGAGAATCATGCCGTCCTCCACGAAT contains these protein-coding regions:
- the rsmH gene encoding 16S rRNA (cytosine(1402)-N(4))-methyltransferase RsmH — protein: MTQDLTHTPVLAAEVLDALSPRPDRVFVDGTLGGGGHTRLLLAAGATVYGIDQDPYALERLRAEGLAHLHLLHGNFRDMKSLLSNVGVSEVDGVLLDVGVSSFQLDDTARGFSYHTDAPLDMRMSQEGESASDVVNTLPEADLASLIYEFGEDRHSRRIARAIVSARDKAPIETTVQLADLVKRAYPGYSRGIHPARRTFQALRIYVNDELGALRDGLAGARDLLKPGGRLAVISFHSLEDRIVKRFFRGENGLMPLTKRPIEPSQDEQDRNPRSRSAKLRVAVKGEAA
- the mraZ gene encoding division/cell wall cluster transcriptional repressor MraZ, which codes for MPYGEYPYSIDDKGRVVIPPSFREFVEDGMILTRGMEGCLYVFPLTAWRRVEEQLESLPLTDPGSRAFVRFFYSGASKARLDNQSRVSIPQSLRAFGGLDDEVVVAGAPNRLELWNPQRWEAAILAVQDDPPRPELLANFTP